Below is a genomic region from Mycolicibacter hiberniae.
GTGGCGGCGTACCCCTGCCGCCGACAGGCCCAACCGGGCCCCGATCTCGCCCGCGGTGATCGATCCGGACTCCATGAGCAGGCGCACCACCGCGTGCCGGGTGTCATGGCCGCCCGCGAGTTCGGCGGCCACCGGGTCGCCTATCGCAACCGCATCGCCGGAGCCGGCCCCGGCGGCATCGGTTGCGGCCTTCACCCCGGCCTCGAATTTCACAACACCAGTGTGACGCAATTCCAGGGCTCGGTCTACAAAGGGTTGCCTCAGTTCGGCCCCGCTCGGCCGTTGCGCTGGTCACACTGCGCCCGCAGCCCGGCGGGCCCGGTCATGGCAGGGCGGCCGTTACGCTGCTGGGATGGCAGCCCGACGGCATTCGTTGAGCTCGTCGATCGCGCATCTGCACGGCGACGAGCGCACCGTGGGCTCCCCGCTCAACTCCGCCGAGCTGGTCGCACTCCGACGAACCCGGCTCTTCGGCGCCACCGGAACGGTCCTGATGGCGATCGGGGCGCTGGGCGCCGGGGCGCGGCCGGTGATGCAGGACCCGACTTTTGGGGTCCGGCTGCTCAACCTGCCCTCGCGGCTGCAGACCGTGGCCCTGACCATGACCACCACCGGCGCGGTGATGATGACGCTGGCGTGGCTGATGCTCGGCCGGTTCGCCCTGTCTTCTTCGCCGGACTCCTCCGCACCTCGTACCTCGGTGCATCGTCGTCCGACGGGGGGCAACCGACGGATGTCGCGCAGCCAACTCGATCGCACCCTGCTGCTGTGGATACTGCCGCTGCTGGTCGCCCCGCCGATGTACAGCAAGGACGTCTACTCCTACCTGGCCCAGAGCCAGATCTCCCGGCTGGGCCTGGACCCCTACCGCGTGGGCCCGGCACCGGCCCTGGGGCTCGACCACGTGTTCACGCTGTCGGTGCCCAGCCTCTGGCGGGAGACCCCGGCGCCCTACGGGCCGCTGTTCTTGTGGATCGGCCGGGGAATCTCGGCGCTGACCGGCGAGAACATCGTCACCGCGGTGTTGTGCCACCGGGTGGTGGTGCTGATCGGGGTCGGCATGATCATGTGGGCGGTGCCCAGGCTGGCGGCGCGCTGCGGGGTGGCCGAGGTCAGCGCACTGTGGCTCGGCGCCGCCAATCCGCTGCTGCTCATGCACCTGGTCGCCGGGATCCACAACGAGGCCCTGATGCTCGGCCTGATGCTCACCGGCACGGAATTCGCCCTGCGCGGGATCACCACCGCCCAGCCGCTGCTGCCGCGCCCGACCCAGGCAGTCCCGCTGACCCTGCGGGACTGGGTGCCACTGGCCGAACTTGTCACCGGCGCCGTGCTGATCGCGCTGTCGTCGCAGGTCAAACTGCCGTCACTGCTGGCGCTGGGCTTCGTCACGATGGCGCTGGGCTGGCGGCTGGGCGGCGATCTCCGCGCGTTCGTGCTGGCCAGCACCAGCATGACCACCCTGGCCGCGGCGGTGATGGGTTTGATCGGCTGGGCCAGCGGGCTGGGTTTCGGTTGGGTCTTCACGCTCGGCACCGCCAACGTGGTGCGCAGCTGGATGTCCCCACCGACGCTGATCGCCCTCGGCACCGGTCAAGTCGGCATCCTGCTGGGCCTGGGCGACCACACCACCGCAGTGCTGTCGCTGACCCGTGCCATCGGCGTGCTGATCATCGGGGTGCTGGTGGTGTGGCTACTGCTGGTGGTGTTCCACGGCCGGCTGCATCCGGTGGGCGGGCTCGGCGTCGCACTGGGCATCACGGTCCTGCTGTTCCCGGTCGTGCAACCGTGGTATCTGCTCTGGGCGATCATCCCGCTGGCCGCCTGGGCGACCCGGCCGAACTTCCGGATCGCCGTGATCGCAGTCACGCTGGTGGTGGGCATCTTCGGCCCGACGGCCAACGGCGATCGCTTTGCGCTGTTCCAGATCCTGGACGCCACCGTGGCCAGCGCAGTCGTGGTGCTGGTGTTGTTGCTGTCGACCTACCGGCGACTGCCGTGGCGTGAGTTGCCGGCCCAAGCCGAACGCCCGAAGGACGACGCACCGGCCGTGGAGCCCACCCCGCGCCCGGCCGCTGTCACCGACGCCTACGCTGATTCTCCGTGAACTCAGCTGTCGCGGTGCGCTTATGCGGGGTGCGCAAGCGCTACGGGGCCGGTCCGTCTGCGATCGAAGCGGTCGCCGGCCTGGATTTCGAGGTCCGGACCGCCGAAGTGTTCGCCCTGCTCGGGCCCAACGGTGCCGGCAAGACGACCACGGTCGAGATGTGCGAGGGCTTCGTCCGCCCCGACGCCGGGACCATCGAGGTACTCGGCCTGGACCCGGTGGCCGACAACGACCGGCTTCGCGCACGCATCGGGGTCATGCTGCAAGGCGGCGGCGCTTACCCGGCCGCCCGCGCCGGCGAGATGCTCAAGCTGGTGGCGTCATATTCGGCCAACCCGCTCGATCCGCAATGGCTGCTGGACACCCTCGGCCTGACCGATGCGGCGCGCACCACCTACCGGCGGCTCTCCGGAGGCCAACAGCAACGACTCGCCTTGGCCTGCGCCCTGGTCGGCCGCCCGGAGCTGGTGTTTCTCGACGAGCCGACCGCAGGCATGGACGCCCACGCCCGCCTGCTGGTGTGGGAGCTGATCGACGCGTTGCGCCGCGACGGCGTGACGGTGGTGCTGACCACACACCATCTGCGCGAGGCCGAAGAACTGGCCGACCGGCTGCTGATCATCGACCACGGCGCCGTGGTTGCCGCAGGCACCCCGGCGGAGTTGACGCGCAGCGGCGCCCAGGGACAGCTGCGGTTCACCGCACCGCCGCGGTTGGATCTGTCGTTGCTGGCCACGGCATTGCCGGAGGGTTATCGGGCCAGCGAAGTGCTGCCCGGCGAATACCTCGTCGAGGGGTCGGTGGACCCCCAGGTGCTCGCCACGGTGACGTCCTGGTGCGCCCGGCTGGACGTGCTGGCCACCCAGCTGCGGGTGGAGCAGCGCAGCCTGGAGGACGTGTTCTTGGAACTGACCGGACGGGAGCTGCGCCCATGAGTCGCACGAACACCGAACAGGTCTTCGCGCCGGGCACCTTCGCCCCCGACCCGCGTCCGGCCGCCGTGCCCGCGATGCTGGCCGCACAGTTCCGGTTGGAGCTGACCCTGCTGCTGCGCAACGGCGAGCAGCTGCTGTTGACCATGTTCATCCCGATCACGCTGCTGATCGGACTCACCGTGCTGCCGCTGGGCCCGTTCGGCGAGGGACACGCCCAGCGCGCCACCACCGTGCTGCCGGTGATCATGTCGCTGGCGGTGATCGCCACCGCGTTCACCGGGCAGGCGATCGCGGTGGCATTCGACCGGCGTTACGGGGCCCTCAAACGTCTGGGCGCCACCGCGCTGCCGGTGTGGGGCATCATCGCCGGCAAGTCCCTGTCGGTGGCCACCGTGGTCCTGCTGCAATCCGTGCTGCTCGGGGCCATCGGCGCCATCTTGGGCTGGCGGCCGACGGTGGCGGGCCTGTGCCTGGGGGCGGTGATCATCGCCCTGGGGACCGCCTGCTTTGCCGCCCTGGGTCTGCTGCTCGGCGGCAGCCTGCGTGCCGAGATCGTGCTGGCCGGTGCCAACTTGATGTGGTTCGTGTTCGGCGGCTTCTCCGCCTTGACCGTGGAGACCGAACTGGTCCCCGGCGCGGTCCGCTGGCTGGCCCGACTGACCCCCTCGGGGGCACTGACCGAAGCCCTGGCCCAGGCGCTGAGCGTCTCCGTCGACTGGTTCGGCATCGCGGTGGTGGCGGCCTGGGGCCTGCTCGCCGCCGTCGGCGCGGTGCGCTGGTTCCGCTTCAGCTGACCTACTACGGGATGTAGTTACCGATCCTCTACGATCAGGCCCGTGGGACGGTTCCTGATGCGCCTGGTGGACCTGCTGCCCGAACCGGGCCTGCGCACCCAGCGGTGGCTGGCCGCCGCGGTGGTCTTCACCCAGGGATTCATCTCGGTGACCGGCGCCGTCGTCCGCGTCACCGCCTCCGGTCTGGGCTGCCCGACCTGGCCGCAGTGCTTCCCGGGCAGCTATGTTCCGGTCGCGGTTTCGGAGGTGCCGCGGATTCATCAGGCCATCGAATTCGGCAACCGCATGGTCACCTTCGCGGTCGTGATCACCGCGGCACTGGCCGTGCTGGCCGTGATCCGGGCCCGGCGGCGCACCGAGGTACTGGTCTACGCCTGGCTGATGCCCGGGTCGACGGTGCTTCAGGCGGTGATCGGTGGGATCACCGTGCGCACCGGCCTGGCATGGTGGACGGTGGCGGTGCACCTGCTGGTCTCGATGCTCATGGTGTGGCTGGCGGTGCAGTTCTACGCCAAGGTCGGCCAGCCCGACGACGCCTCGGCGGTGGTGGTCCATCGGATCCCGGCGCCGTTGCGGGCCCTCACGGCGCTGTGCGCCGTCGCCCTGGCCGCGGTGCTGGTGACCGGCACCCTCGTGACCGCCGCCGGCCCCCATGCCGGCGACAAGAGCGCGGCCCGCACGGTGGCCCGCCTCAAGGTGGAGATCGCCACCCTGGCCCACCTGCACGAGTCGCTGCTGATCGGGTTCCTCGGGCTACTGGTCGGCCTGGCCTTCGGGCTCGCCGCAGTGCACGCGGCAAAGCCGGTGACCCGCCGGCTGGCGCTGGTGGTCGTACTGGCGTTGGGCCAGGGGCTGATCGGTGTCGTTCAGTACTTCACCGGGGTGCCGGCCGTGCTGGTCACCCTGCACGTCGCGGGCGCGGTACTGGTCACCGGCGCGACCGCGTCGCTATGGGCGTCGCTGCGCGAGCGGACCCAGCCCCAGTCGCTCTAGCGCCGCGGCCACCTCCACGGCGAACCGGCGCTGCGCCCGGTCGCGTTCCTCGGAAGCGAGCTCGTGCCAGCCCAGGTCCGGCGCAATCAGATCCAGGCTCACCAGGCGCGCATCGGCTGCCGTGCCGGCAACGTCGGCGCGTGCGTAGAGCAACTCCTCGATCCGGATGCTCAAGCGCTCGGCGGCCGCCCGCAGTGCCCACCGCCCGACGTCCCACAGTTCGAAATCCGGGTCCGAGCCGGCGGCGCCGAAGGCATGCGACCGGCCGGCGCCGAAGAACACCAGGGTGCTCAGCTCGTCCGGCCGCCCGCCCGCCGCCGTCGGCACCCCGTCGCACTGCAGGTCCGCGAGATAGCGGCGGTTGGCGTTCCAGGCGACGGCTTCCGGCGGATTCAGCAGGTGCGCCACCCGGGTGGTCCAAGCCAGGAATTCGGCGTGCCGCGCCGGGTCGCCGGCTGTGCGCAGTATCACCAGGTCGGCTTCCAGGGTTTCCGGATCGTCCCAGGCCAACAGCCGGGCATGCAGCCCCCGGTGCCGTAACGCCGCGACCAGGCCGGCGTCGCCTTCGGCGGCCGCCGACTTGTGCGCACTCTCGTGATGACCGCGCCGTGAGTCGACCGCCAGCACGATGCGCGGGTGGAAGATGTCGGGCCGGGCCAGCTTCATGCAGACCTCACACTCGGAGATGATAGTCACCATGTACGCCGTGGAAGTGGCCGCGACCGGCGGCCCTGAGGTCTTGAACTATGTCGAGAAGCCACAGCCCTCCCCTGCCTCCGGACAGGTGTTGATCCGGGTCGAGGCCGTGGGGGTCAACTTCATCGACACGTACTTCCGCTCGGGCATCTACCCCGCCGAACTGCCGTTCGTGGTCGGCAATGAGGCCGCGGGCACGGTGGCCGAGGTCGGCGTGGGAGTGACCGCGCTGCGCGTCGGCGACCGCGTGGTGACAGCGGCTGCCACCGGAGCTTACGCCCAATACTGTACGGCGCCAGCGGCTTTGACCGCACCGATCCCCGACGGCCTGGACGCCGGGGTGGCCGCCGCAGCGCTGCTGAAGGGCTTGACGGCGCACTATCTGATCACGTCGGTGTATCCGGTGCAGCCCGGCGACACCGTGTTGCTGCACGCCGGCGCCGGTGGTGTGGGGTTGATCCTGACCCAGTGGGCCACCGCGCTGGGCGCCCGGGTGATCACCACGGTCTCGAGTGCGGACAAGGCACGGTTGTCCCGGCAGGCCGGTGCCGTGGAGGTTCTCGACTACCCGGGCGCGGGTCCCGAGGAGGCGGCGGCGTTCGGCGCCGAGGTCAAGGCGTTGACCGATGGCGGCGTGGTGGCCGTCTACGACGGGGTGGGTGCGGCGACGTTCGATG
It encodes:
- a CDS encoding ABC transporter ATP-binding protein, whose protein sequence is MNSAVAVRLCGVRKRYGAGPSAIEAVAGLDFEVRTAEVFALLGPNGAGKTTTVEMCEGFVRPDAGTIEVLGLDPVADNDRLRARIGVMLQGGGAYPAARAGEMLKLVASYSANPLDPQWLLDTLGLTDAARTTYRRLSGGQQQRLALACALVGRPELVFLDEPTAGMDAHARLLVWELIDALRRDGVTVVLTTHHLREAEELADRLLIIDHGAVVAAGTPAELTRSGAQGQLRFTAPPRLDLSLLATALPEGYRASEVLPGEYLVEGSVDPQVLATVTSWCARLDVLATQLRVEQRSLEDVFLELTGRELRP
- a CDS encoding quinone oxidoreductase family protein, giving the protein MYAVEVAATGGPEVLNYVEKPQPSPASGQVLIRVEAVGVNFIDTYFRSGIYPAELPFVVGNEAAGTVAEVGVGVTALRVGDRVVTAAATGAYAQYCTAPAALTAPIPDGLDAGVAAAALLKGLTAHYLITSVYPVQPGDTVLLHAGAGGVGLILTQWATALGARVITTVSSADKARLSRQAGAVEVLDYPGAGPEEAAAFGAEVKALTDGGVVAVYDGVGAATFDASLASLAVRGTLALFGAASGPVPPVDPQRLNAAGSVYLTRPNLAHFTRTAAEFTWRAGELFEAIRKGTIAVTVSRRYPLADAAQAHRDLQGRRTVGSLVLEA
- the mptB gene encoding polyprenol phosphomannose-dependent alpha 1,6 mannosyltransferase MptB, which codes for MAARRHSLSSSIAHLHGDERTVGSPLNSAELVALRRTRLFGATGTVLMAIGALGAGARPVMQDPTFGVRLLNLPSRLQTVALTMTTTGAVMMTLAWLMLGRFALSSSPDSSAPRTSVHRRPTGGNRRMSRSQLDRTLLLWILPLLVAPPMYSKDVYSYLAQSQISRLGLDPYRVGPAPALGLDHVFTLSVPSLWRETPAPYGPLFLWIGRGISALTGENIVTAVLCHRVVVLIGVGMIMWAVPRLAARCGVAEVSALWLGAANPLLLMHLVAGIHNEALMLGLMLTGTEFALRGITTAQPLLPRPTQAVPLTLRDWVPLAELVTGAVLIALSSQVKLPSLLALGFVTMALGWRLGGDLRAFVLASTSMTTLAAAVMGLIGWASGLGFGWVFTLGTANVVRSWMSPPTLIALGTGQVGILLGLGDHTTAVLSLTRAIGVLIIGVLVVWLLLVVFHGRLHPVGGLGVALGITVLLFPVVQPWYLLWAIIPLAAWATRPNFRIAVIAVTLVVGIFGPTANGDRFALFQILDATVASAVVVLVLLLSTYRRLPWRELPAQAERPKDDAPAVEPTPRPAAVTDAYADSP
- a CDS encoding ABC transporter permease, with the protein product MSRTNTEQVFAPGTFAPDPRPAAVPAMLAAQFRLELTLLLRNGEQLLLTMFIPITLLIGLTVLPLGPFGEGHAQRATTVLPVIMSLAVIATAFTGQAIAVAFDRRYGALKRLGATALPVWGIIAGKSLSVATVVLLQSVLLGAIGAILGWRPTVAGLCLGAVIIALGTACFAALGLLLGGSLRAEIVLAGANLMWFVFGGFSALTVETELVPGAVRWLARLTPSGALTEALAQALSVSVDWFGIAVVAAWGLLAAVGAVRWFRFS
- a CDS encoding COX15/CtaA family protein produces the protein MRLVDLLPEPGLRTQRWLAAAVVFTQGFISVTGAVVRVTASGLGCPTWPQCFPGSYVPVAVSEVPRIHQAIEFGNRMVTFAVVITAALAVLAVIRARRRTEVLVYAWLMPGSTVLQAVIGGITVRTGLAWWTVAVHLLVSMLMVWLAVQFYAKVGQPDDASAVVVHRIPAPLRALTALCAVALAAVLVTGTLVTAAGPHAGDKSAARTVARLKVEIATLAHLHESLLIGFLGLLVGLAFGLAAVHAAKPVTRRLALVVVLALGQGLIGVVQYFTGVPAVLVTLHVAGAVLVTGATASLWASLRERTQPQSL
- a CDS encoding ATP-grasp domain-containing protein — translated: MKLARPDIFHPRIVLAVDSRRGHHESAHKSAAAEGDAGLVAALRHRGLHARLLAWDDPETLEADLVILRTAGDPARHAEFLAWTTRVAHLLNPPEAVAWNANRRYLADLQCDGVPTAAGGRPDELSTLVFFGAGRSHAFGAAGSDPDFELWDVGRWALRAAAERLSIRIEELLYARADVAGTAADARLVSLDLIAPDLGWHELASEERDRAQRRFAVEVAAALERLGLGPLAQRRP